From one Salvelinus sp. IW2-2015 linkage group LG11, ASM291031v2, whole genome shotgun sequence genomic stretch:
- the LOC111970204 gene encoding tubulin alpha chain-like, whose amino-acid sequence MRECISIHVGQAGVQIGNACWELYCLEHGIQPDGQMPSDKTIGGGDDSFNTFFSETGAGKHVPRAVFVDLEPTVIDEVRSGTYRQLFHPEQLITGKEDAANNYARGHYTVGKEIIDLVLDRTRKLADQCTGLQGFLVFHSFGGGTGSGFTSLLMERLSVDYGKKSKLEFSIYPAPQVSTAVVEPYNAILTTHTTLEHSDCAFMVDNEAIYDICRRNLDIERPSYTNLNRLISQIVSSITASLXFDGALNVDLTEFQTNLVPYPRIHFPLATYAPVISAXKAYHEQLXVSEITNACFEPXNQXVKCDPRHGKYMACCLLYRGDVVPKDVNAAIATIKTKRSIQFVDWCPTGFKVGINYQPPTVVPGGDLAKVQRAVCMLSNTTAVAEAWARLDHKFDLMYAKRAFVHWYVGEGMEEGEFSEAREDMAALEKDYEEVGVDSIEGEEEGEEY is encoded by the exons ATG cgTGAGTGTATCTCCATCCACGTGGGTCAGGCTGGCGTCCAGATTGGCAATGCCTGCTGGGAGCTCTACTGTCTGGAGCACGGGATCCAGCCGGACGGTCAGATGCCCAGTGACAAGACCATTGGAGGAGGAGACGACTCCTTCAACACCTTCTTCAGTGAGACTGGAGCTGGCAAGCACGTCCCCAGGGCTGTGTTTGTAGATCTGGAGCCCACTGTCATCG ATGAGGTGCGTTCTGGAACTTACCGCCAGCTCTTCCACCCTGAGCAGCTGATCACTGGGAAGGAGGATGCAGCCAACAACTACGCCCGTGGGCATTACACCGTCGGCAAAGAGATTATTGACTTGGTTCTGGACAGGACCCGCAAACTG gctGACCAGTGCACTGGCCTCCAGGGCTTCCTGGTCTTCCACAGCTTCGGAGGTGGCACCGGTTCTGGTTTCACCTCCCTGTTGATGGAGCGCTTGTCTGTTGACTACGGCAAGAAGTCCAAGCTTGAGTTCTCCATTTATCCAGCTCCTCAGGTGTCCACAGCCGTTGTTGAGCCCTACAACGCCATCCTGACCACCCACACCACCCTGGAGCACTCTGATTGTGCTTTCATGGTAGACAATGAGGCCATCTATGACATCTGCCGTAGGAACCTTGATATMGAGCGTCCCTCCTACACTAATCTTAACAGGTTGATCAGTCAGATTGTGTCCTCCATCACTGCTTCCCTCYGATTYGATGGTGCCCTCAATGTtgatctgacagagttccagaccaACTTGGTGCCCTACCCCCGWATCCACTTCCCCCTGGCCACCTATGCCCCAGTGATCTCGGCAGAKAAGGCTTACCATGAGCAGCTSWCTGTKTCWGAGATMACAAAYGCYTGYTTTGAGCCAKSWAATCAGATRGTGAAATGTGACCCACGTCACGGCAAGTACATGGCCTGCTGTCTGCTGTACCGTGGCGACGTTGTGCCCAAAGATGTCAATGCTGCCATTGCCACCATCAAAACAAAACGCTCCATCCAGTTTGTAGACTGGTGYCCAACTGGTTTCAAGGTTGGTATCAACTACCAGCCCCCAACTGTGGTACCTGGTGGAGATCTGGCCAAGGTCCAGAGGGCAGTGTGCATGCTTAGCAACACCACTGCAGTGGCAGAGGCCTGGGCCCGTCTTGACCACAAGTTTGATCTGATGTACGCCAAGCGTGCTTTTGTGCACTGGTACGTAGGTGAGGgtatggaggagggagagttcTCTGAGGCCAGGGAGGACATGGCTGCCCTGGAGAAAGATTATGAAGAGGTGGGCGTCGACTccattgagggagaggaggagggagaggagtattAA
- the pmela gene encoding premelanosome protein a, producing the protein MKTVLIVLVLALLSAALGAKPKTRFTRYRSWNSGIYPVWKDGDSRYRDCWTGGEVTFDVKNDAPTLTGAKATFNIDLRFPSNQTVLPDGQVVWARNCTVNGTQYRQGQAVYPDQVSGPSGEYSGVFPDGTPFNGTADRKPHYVFVWKTWGRYWQVADGTSSSLTIGTDNVPLGSYNMEVVIYHYRGKDKFIPLGYASTTFSITDQIPFTVSLTQINDVNEADQSFIQNRAIAFSISLHDPSQYLSASDVTFNWDFGDNSGTLISREHQVTHTYLNTGTYRPQVVLMASIPNGCDTPADPTAASPTVMPMDPSGAPAVVVVVSTPRAAPADIALDVPASDVAPAEAADTDAADADAADTDAAAAENPAIAESTDTAAAETAVEAGATAEAEPTADDAAAAAEGVEVVASVADDPAVIPATEDPASVPAVEADATAEGTAAAAIEVPAPVPAVEGATAASVTPATEEATVDADAVAAAETAVVEATAADMPAINAAASVAPVAEGEESTVDLPATVLPEVPAVATVTPVEEATVAADAEVVAEVAAATEVAQVETVAPTANVIVLAATEAAAVVEVVPAELALEAEAELEAEVVETVNEVAADATAAPAAVTAPVESEVAAEAEIEADTETQVALVVAKRQAPELTAADNCMIYRYGSFSTAVDVVQGIESVEITQVANVVSLATEVVQNAVDLTITCQGSLPNEVCTIISDADCITPVETICNNVTPSPDCQMIIRQFFNDSGVFCINVSLTNDVSLAVASAKVSVTVGSNSSPTGTVAAVLGVMVLVSVAGAIALTYKRFNQYRPLREDSTGGSMGSSGNTSVPMLLWNLLSRQSPGERSPLLQGRVV; encoded by the exons ATGAAGACTGTACTGATAGTACTAGTGTTGGCTCTCTTGTCAGCAGCTTTAGGAGCAA AGCCTAAAACACGTTTTACACGCTACCGCTCATGGAACTCAGGGATATATCCAGTGTGGAAGGATGGGGACTCCCGATACAGAGACTGTTGGACTG GTGGAGAAGTTACATTCGATGTGAAAAATGATGCACCCACCCTGACTGGCGCAAAGGCAACCTTTAACATCGACCTTCGCTTCCCATCAAACCAGACAGTGCTTCCTGATGGACAGGTGGTGTGGGCGCGTAACTGCACTGTCAATG GAACACAGTACCGTCAAGGCCAGGCTGTGTATCCCGACCAGGTTTCTGGTCCTTCAGGAGAGTACAGCGGAGTCTTCCCTGATGGCACCCCCTTCAATGGGACAGCAGACAGGAAACCACACTACGTGTTTGTGTGGAAGACATGGG GACGTTACTGGCAGGTGGCGGATgggacctcctcctctctcaccatcGGCACGGACAATGTGCCCCTGGGCTCTTACAACATGGAGGTAGTCATCTACCACTACCGTGGCAAGGACAAGTTCATCCCTCTGGGCTATGCCTCCACAACCTTCTCCATCACAG ACCAGATCCCCTTCACAGTGTCGCTGACTCAAATTAACGATGTGAACGAGGCTGACCAGAGCTTCATCCAGAATCGGGCCATTGCCTTTAGCATCAGCCTCCACGACCCCAGCCAGTACCTCAGCGCCTCAGACGTCACCTTTAactgggactttggtgacaacaGTGGCACCCTCATCTCCAGGGAGCACCAGGTCACACATACATACCTCAACACCGGCACATACAGGCCTCAGGTGGTCCTGATGGCAAGCATCCCCAATGGCTGTGACACACCTGCAGACCCCACCGCTGCCAGCCCCACTG TGATGCCTATGGATCCCTCCGGTGCTCCTGCCGTTGTTGTGGTGGTCTCTACCCCAAGGGCAGCTCCAGCTGACATCGCCCTGGATGTGCCTGCCTCTGACGTTGCCCCTGCTGAGGCTGCAGACACAGATGCAGCTGACGCCGATGCCGCAGACACAGATGCAGCTGCAGCCGAAAACCCAGCCATAGCTGAAAGCACAGACACAGCCGCAGCCGAAACTGCAGTCGAAGCCGGTGCCACAGCTGAAGCAGAACCCACAGCTGACGACGCAGCCGCAGCCGCAGAGGGAGTCGAGGTGGTTGCCTCAGTAGCAGATGATCCAGCCGTCATCCCAGCAACAGAGGACCCTGCCTCTGTCCCTGCAGTAGAAGCCGATGCCACAGCAGAAGGCACGGCTGCTGCAGCCATTGAGGTCCCTGCCCCTGTGCCAGCTGTGGAGGGAGCCACAGCTGCCTCCGTCACCCCAGCAACTGAAGAGGCTACTGTTGATGCTGAtgcagttgcagctgccgaaacAGCAGTGGTAGAGGCGACGGCTGCAGATATGCCCGCCATCAACGCTGCTGCTTCAGTtgctccagttgcagagggagaagaGTCCACAGTGGACCTGCCGGCCACAGTCCTCCCAGAGGTCCCAGCTGTAGCCACCGTTACACCCGTGGAGGAGGCAACCGTAGCTGCCGATGCTGAGGTGGTGGCTGAGGTTGCGGCTGCAACAGAGGTGGCCCAGGTCGAGACGGTGGCCCCTACTGCTAACGTCATTGTTCTTGCCGCCACGGAGGCTGCAGCTGTGGTGGAGGTGGTGCCAGCTGAACTTGCTCTTGAGGCCGAGGCAGAGCTAGAAGCAGAGGTCGTAGAGACAGTGAATGAGGTTGCAGCTGATGCCACTGCAG CACCAGCAGCAGTGACTGCTCCAGTGGAGAGTGAGGTAGCAGCAGAGGCTGAGATagaggcagacacagagacacaggtggCTCTTGTTGTGGCTAAAAGACAGGCTCCTGAACTTACAGCGGCTGACAACTGTATGATATACCGCTACGGCTCCTTCTCGACCGCCGTGGACGTTGTCC AGGGTATTGAGAGTGTGGAGATCACCCAGGTGGCCAACGTGGTGTCTCTGGCCACTGAGGttgtgcagaatgctgtggaccTGACCATCACCTGCCAGGGGAG CCTGCCCAATGAAGTGTGCACCATCATCTCGGACGCAGACTGCATCACGCCTGTGGAGACCATCTGTAACAACGTGACACCCTCCCCAGATTGTCAGATGATCATTCGCCAGTTCTTCAACGACTCTGGAGTGTTCTGCATCAACGTGTCCCTGACCAATGATGTTAGTCTGGCTGTGGCCAGTGCTAAAGTTAGTGTGACTGTGG GCTCCAACTCCTCCCCAACAGGCACTGTGGCCGCGGTTCTGGGTGTCATGGTCCTTGTCTCTGTTGCTGGTGCCATTGCTTTGACCTACAA GCGGTTTAACCAATACCGTCCACTGAGGGAGGACTCAACTGGCGGCAGCATGGGAAGCTCTGGAAACACGTCTGTGCCGATGCTGCTGTGGAACCTTCTGAGCCGACAGTCACCAGGAGAAAGRAGCCCACTGCTTCAGGGAAGGGTGGTGTGA